GATTTTAAGGTTATGAGTTTTACTTTAGGATTAAATTTTAATATCAATTTAATGGCTATAGCAGGCATAATATTGGCTATAGTAGTATACAGTAAAATTAGGAAGTGAAAATATGAAATTGGTGTTAGCTTCATCATCTCCTAGACGGAGGGAAATTCTCAAAAATATTACTGAGGATTTTATTGTTAGAGCAAGTGATTTTGATGAAAGTCTAGTTGAGATTTCGAAGGATATAAAAAGTTATGTCATGACTTTAGCAGAATCAAAAGCAAGAAATACACTTTCAAATATTAAAGAAGAATCTTTCTATAAAAGCGAGGATGAAATTTTAATAATTGGGTGTGATACTGTAGTTTCAATTGATGGTAAAATACTTGGTAAGCCCAAGGATGAGAAAGAGGCTATAGATATGCTTGGAAGTCTTAGTGGAAGAGTACATGAAGTCTATTCAGGGTTAGCTATTATTGATGCTAAAAGAAATAAGATTATAAAAGATTTTCAGTGTACTGAAGT
The Clostridium felsineum DSM 794 DNA segment above includes these coding regions:
- a CDS encoding Maf-like protein; the encoded protein is MKLVLASSSPRRREILKNITEDFIVRASDFDESLVEISKDIKSYVMTLAESKARNTLSNIKEESFYKSEDEILIIGCDTVVSIDGKILGKPKDEKEAIDMLGSLSGRVHEVYSGLAIIDAKRNKIIKDFQCTEVKFSKLSYETILKYIACGEYADKAGAYGIQGKASVFVEEIKGAYYNVVGLPINKLYRILLEMGVNL